A segment of the Terriglobia bacterium genome:
TCCTTTTGCTCTTTCGGTTTCTCCGCCGGGGGATTGCTCTCCTCCGGCGTGGTCGCGCGCTTCAACTCCTGCACGCGCGATTCGATCTCGTACACGAAGCGGATATTCTGGTAGTACTTCACCACGCGGCCCTGCGCTTCGTAGGCGCCGCGCACAATGGCGTTGGGGCTCAGGTCGAGGTGCCGCAGGTTGCCGATCTTGACGCCGGCGAGGTTGAGCACCAGCGAAATCGAGAAGAACGCCATGGCAAACGACATGGCGAATTTCGGCTGCAGCACCGGACTGCTTCCCAGCCGCAGGCCCGCCAGGAACCTGTTCCACCAGCCTTCGCCGGCGTGCGCCGCCGGCGCCGCTTCCTCCACGCGTCCGATGGTCGCGGCCAGCACGTTGTGGACGAAATTCTCGGGAGGCTCCACCTGGGCCAGGCCGCGCAGCAATTGCATGCCGCGCCGGGCTTCGGCAAACATCGGGCCGCAGGTCGGGCACGTGGTCCGATGCGACTCGAACTGCTCGCGCTGGGCGCCGGCCAAGGTGCCGTCCATCGCCTCGCTGAGCAGCCCGTCGAACTCGTGGCACTGCATTCCGGGTTTGGATTCCTCGTACATCAGGTCACCTGCCTATAAGTACGTGATAGCAGCCGTCCAAGTTCCGTCCGTCCCCGATTTATGCGCGACTTCACCGTTCCCTCCGGTACCTTCAGGGCTAAGGCGATTTCCCGGTAGTCCATGTCCTGCAGGTCACGGAGGATCACCGCCTCCCGCAGCTCGGGGGAGAGCTTCTGGAGCGCTTTTTGCACCATTTCCTGGGTTTCGCGGCTCCGGAGGCGGGCATCGGGCGAAGGACCGGAGTCCTCCAGCCGCGCCGCCACACTGATGGAATCCTCCTCGGCTGTGATCCCCTCGTCCATCGAGTCGGTCACCCGGTCCTGCTTGCTCTTGCGAAAATGGTCCACCAGCAGGTTCCGGGTCAGGGTGGCCACCCAGGTCATAAACGATCCCTTATCGGTATCGTAGGTTTTCAGGGTGCGGTAAATCTTGATGAAGACCTCTTGGGCGAGGTCCTGGGCGTCGTCCTGCGAGCCCGTAAACCTATAACAAATGTTGAAGATACGCCGATTGAAGCGCTCGACAATCTCCTCCCAGGCAACCGCGTCGCCGGCTACGCAGCGACGGACCAGAGAGGCCACGACTTGATTGTCGTCCAACCAGCACTCCTCGGGAACTCCTGGTCACACTGCCCCTGGGGATGAATACGGCCCGATTGACCAGAATGTTCCGTCGGGTAACTCTGAGGAAACAATGGATTTTAGCAGGTTATGTGAGGTTGCCCCACCCCTTGCCGCTCCCGGTGGAGCCTGCGCTGAGCGCAGTTGAAGGGGATTTTGGTGAAGGCTGATAGCTGAAAGCTGGAAGCTGATCGCTGACAGCTGATCGCTATTCCGACGTGAAGTAGTCCACCGCCACCGGGCTCTCGAACAGCGAGTAATCGCGCGTCACCACGGTGATCCCGCTTTCGGTGACGAAGTAGCGCTGCCGGTCGGCCTCGGTGTCGTAGCCGATGATGGTCCCTTCGGGGATGTGCACGTCGCGGTCAATGATCGCCCGCCGGATGCGGCAATGCCGCCCGATATTGACGTGGCTGAAGATGATGCTGTCGTCAACTTCGCAATACGAATTCACGCGCACGTCGGGCGAGAGCACGGAGTTGCACACCGCGCCGCCGGAGAGAATGCAGCCGGACGACACGATGGAATCCACCGCCGTGCCAGTGCGGTTCGGGTCGGAAAATACAAATTTCGCCGGCGGATATTGCCGCTGGTGGGTGCGGATCGGCCAACTCGAATCGTACAGGTTGAACACCGGCGACACCGCCACCAGGTCCATGTTGGCCTCGTAAAAGGCCTCCAGCG
Coding sequences within it:
- a CDS encoding zf-HC2 domain-containing protein, producing MYEESKPGMQCHEFDGLLSEAMDGTLAGAQREQFESHRTTCPTCGPMFAEARRGMQLLRGLAQVEPPENFVHNVLAATIGRVEEAAPAAHAGEGWWNRFLAGLRLGSSPVLQPKFAMSFAMAFFSISLVLNLAGVKIGNLRHLDLSPNAIVRGAYEAQGRVVKYYQNIRFVYEIESRVQELKRATTPEESNPPAEKPKEQKDHSENPDKRYQNYSREQEAVTMARLFDAAPLAGQVFARRNS
- a CDS encoding sigma-70 family RNA polymerase sigma factor, giving the protein MDDNQVVASLVRRCVAGDAVAWEEIVERFNRRIFNICYRFTGSQDDAQDLAQEVFIKIYRTLKTYDTDKGSFMTWVATLTRNLLVDHFRKSKQDRVTDSMDEGITAEEDSISVAARLEDSGPSPDARLRSRETQEMVQKALQKLSPELREAVILRDLQDMDYREIALALKVPEGTVKSRINRGRTELGRLLSRTYRQVT